One window of the Verrucomicrobiota bacterium genome contains the following:
- a CDS encoding 2-oxo acid dehydrogenase subunit E2: protein MPEITMPKLSDTMTEGTLLRWHKKKGDKIEVGDILAEVETDKATMEMESFEEGTLADIFVPEGGKVLVGAALALVLKDGEKAGDKPKASAPATSTSTAELSTPQARPAISSGRPLTPRARAAALRTGGGAGGNVNAGVRVKSTPLARKIADARGVRLDAVKGTGPGGRIIAFDVESAPVGSPAPASGSSPVAAILPTPIAGMPETKVPLSGMRRVIAERLLASKTQIPHFYLSIEIDAAPMMAFRKEYIAASGGKITFNDIALSAVARAAMQKPKVNAAFAGDSIVQYGSVNLSVAIAVEDGLVTPVIRDAQNLSLKEISAAVKDLATRARDKKLKPEEYAGGTITVSNLGSYGIEQFCAIVNPPQAAILAIGTIVKKPVVNSRDEIEIGHRMSITLSGDHRVVDGAVAAEYMTALRKLLESPALLLL from the coding sequence ATGCCCGAGATCACGATGCCCAAGTTGAGCGACACCATGACGGAGGGCACCCTCCTGCGCTGGCACAAGAAGAAGGGGGACAAGATCGAGGTCGGCGACATTCTGGCTGAGGTCGAGACTGATAAGGCAACCATGGAGATGGAGTCCTTTGAGGAGGGCACGCTCGCCGACATTTTCGTTCCCGAAGGTGGCAAGGTCCTAGTAGGCGCCGCGCTGGCCCTTGTCCTGAAGGATGGAGAAAAAGCCGGAGACAAACCGAAGGCTTCTGCCCCGGCTACTTCAACTTCAACTGCAGAACTTTCAACTCCTCAGGCCCGTCCCGCTATCTCTTCCGGCCGTCCTCTCACTCCCCGGGCTCGTGCCGCCGCTCTCCGTACTGGTGGTGGAGCCGGTGGAAATGTGAACGCAGGCGTTCGCGTGAAATCGACCCCACTTGCCCGCAAGATCGCTGACGCCCGCGGGGTCCGGCTCGATGCCGTCAAGGGCACAGGCCCCGGTGGACGCATCATCGCTTTTGACGTCGAGAGTGCTCCAGTAGGCTCCCCGGCTCCTGCCTCCGGCTCATCCCCCGTCGCCGCTATTCTCCCGACCCCGATCGCCGGGATGCCCGAGACCAAGGTTCCTCTTTCCGGCATGCGCCGTGTCATTGCCGAGCGTCTGCTCGCGAGCAAGACCCAGATCCCGCACTTCTATCTCTCTATCGAGATCGACGCCGCACCGATGATGGCCTTCCGCAAGGAATACATCGCAGCCAGTGGTGGCAAGATTACCTTCAACGATATCGCCCTCTCCGCCGTGGCCCGCGCCGCCATGCAGAAGCCGAAGGTCAACGCCGCCTTCGCCGGCGACAGCATTGTCCAGTACGGCAGCGTGAATCTATCCGTGGCCATCGCCGTCGAGGATGGCCTCGTCACCCCGGTGATCCGCGATGCGCAGAACCTCTCGCTCAAGGAGATCAGCGCCGCAGTGAAGGATCTCGCGACCCGCGCCCGTGACAAGAAGCTCAAGCCCGAGGAATACGCGGGAGGCACCATCACCGTCTCCAACCTCGGCTCCTACGGCATCGAGCAGTTCTGCGCTATTGTGAATCCTCCCCAGGCCGCGATCCTCGCCATCGGAACCATCGTTAAGAAGCCCGTGGTCAACAGCCGCGACGAGATCGAGATCGGCCACCGCATGAGCATCACCCTCAGCGGCGACCATCGCGTGGTGGATGGAGCGGTGGCGGCGGAGTATATGACGGCTCTCCGCAAGCTTCTCGAATCGCCTGCCCTGTTACTTCTGTAA
- a CDS encoding alpha-ketoacid dehydrogenase subunit beta, giving the protein MPLITYRQALNDAFAEELTRDENVFLMGEEVAQYNGAYKVTEGLWKRFGCKRVIDTPISEAAFLGLGVGAAMMGLRPVVELMFWSFAYVGFDQIINNAGCIRYMSGGLINVPMVIRGPANGGTNVGATHSHTPENFLANTPGLKVVCPATPYDAKGLMIASIRDNDTVCFMENTLLYGDLGEVPDGSYTIPLGVADVKREGLDVSLIAHGRAVLTCLAAAEILATEHGIEAEVVDLRSIRPLDEETILNSVAKTHRAVLVDENKPFCGVSAQIAALLAEHAFDDLDAPVLRVTALDAPAIYSMPLEKLQLPDAQAVVAKVLSSF; this is encoded by the coding sequence ATGCCTCTCATCACTTACCGCCAGGCTCTGAACGACGCGTTCGCCGAGGAGCTCACCCGCGACGAGAACGTCTTCCTCATGGGTGAGGAAGTCGCCCAGTACAACGGCGCCTACAAGGTCACCGAGGGTCTCTGGAAGCGTTTCGGCTGCAAGCGTGTCATCGACACGCCGATCAGCGAAGCCGCTTTCCTCGGTCTAGGCGTCGGCGCCGCCATGATGGGCCTGCGTCCGGTGGTTGAGCTCATGTTCTGGAGCTTTGCCTATGTCGGCTTCGACCAGATCATCAATAACGCCGGCTGCATCCGCTACATGTCGGGCGGACTCATCAATGTCCCGATGGTCATCCGCGGCCCTGCTAATGGGGGCACGAATGTCGGTGCGACCCACTCCCACACCCCGGAGAACTTCCTGGCGAACACCCCGGGCCTGAAGGTCGTCTGTCCCGCCACTCCCTACGATGCGAAGGGCCTCATGATCGCTTCCATCCGTGATAATGATACCGTCTGCTTCATGGAGAACACCCTTCTCTACGGTGACCTCGGCGAGGTTCCGGACGGTTCCTACACCATCCCGCTCGGCGTCGCCGACGTGAAGCGCGAGGGGCTTGATGTCTCCCTCATCGCCCATGGCCGCGCCGTCCTCACCTGCCTTGCCGCCGCCGAGATCCTAGCGACAGAACATGGCATCGAAGCCGAGGTCGTTGACCTGCGCTCCATCCGCCCGCTCGACGAAGAGACCATCCTCAATTCCGTGGCCAAGACTCACCGCGCCGTCCTAGTCGACGAGAACAAGCCCTTCTGCGGCGTCAGCGCGCAGATCGCCGCGCTGCTTGCCGAGCATGCCTTCGACGACCTGGATGCCCCCGTCCTACGCGTCACGGCTCTTGATGCCCCGGCCATCTACAGCATGCCACTCGAGAAGCTCCAGCTCCCCGACGCCCAAGCCGTCGTCGCCAAAGTCCTGTCATCCTTCTGA
- a CDS encoding pyruvate dehydrogenase (acetyl-transferring) E1 component subunit alpha, with the protein MLRIRRFEQQALKYYNQGIMGGFLHLYNGQESVAVGTASLMNGHDEIITAYRDHGHALAVGMGMNECMAELFGKGTGCSKGKGGSMHFFAPDKHYWGGHGIVAGQTPLGLGLAFAIKYKQINGCAVAFLGDGAVNQGVFSECLNMAALWDLPIVYVIENNGYSMGTSLERSSAVNGSLAKRAEGFCVEWATCGGFDLYELRANLGAAMERARKESKPMVLEVSTYRYYGHSVADANAKKYRAPEEIELYKTDYDPITRWQNQLLKEKTVTQAQIEKIDDEAKAEAAAAAEFGIASPWPSEESIFEDIYHEVDHKTEAGQTGRFFFSE; encoded by the coding sequence ATGCTCCGCATCCGCCGCTTCGAGCAGCAGGCGCTGAAATACTATAATCAGGGGATCATGGGTGGCTTCCTCCATTTGTACAACGGCCAGGAGTCGGTCGCGGTTGGCACCGCTTCCCTGATGAACGGCCACGACGAAATCATCACCGCCTACCGCGACCATGGCCACGCCTTGGCTGTCGGCATGGGAATGAACGAATGCATGGCCGAACTCTTTGGCAAAGGCACCGGCTGCTCCAAGGGGAAGGGGGGCTCGATGCACTTCTTTGCTCCCGACAAGCATTACTGGGGCGGTCATGGCATCGTCGCCGGCCAGACCCCGCTTGGCCTAGGCCTCGCCTTCGCAATCAAGTACAAGCAGATCAACGGCTGCGCAGTCGCCTTCCTAGGTGACGGGGCGGTGAATCAGGGAGTCTTCAGCGAGTGCCTGAACATGGCCGCTCTCTGGGATCTTCCGATCGTCTATGTCATCGAGAACAACGGCTATTCCATGGGGACTAGCCTCGAGCGTTCCTCGGCCGTGAACGGCTCACTGGCCAAGCGTGCCGAGGGCTTCTGTGTCGAGTGGGCCACCTGTGGCGGCTTTGACCTCTACGAGCTACGGGCCAATCTCGGAGCCGCCATGGAGCGTGCCCGCAAAGAGTCCAAGCCAATGGTCCTCGAGGTCTCCACCTACCGCTACTACGGCCACTCTGTCGCCGATGCGAATGCCAAGAAGTACCGCGCACCCGAGGAGATCGAGCTCTACAAGACTGACTACGACCCGATCACCCGCTGGCAAAATCAGCTGCTCAAGGAGAAGACGGTTACCCAGGCCCAGATCGAGAAGATCGATGACGAGGCCAAGGCCGAAGCCGCCGCTGCTGCAGAGTTCGGGATCGCCAGCCCCTGGCCCTCGGAGGAGAGCATCTTCGAGGACATCTACCACGAGGTGGATCACAAGACCGAGGCCGGCCAGACCGGCCGCTTCTTCTTCAGTGAGTAG